GATTCTGCTACCTACTCCTCACCAGTGCTCTATCAGAAATGTCACTGAAGGGAATGGTAAAAGTAACACAGAACACATCTTGCCTTGTTGTCAGTTGTTAGCTGGTTGTTTACCCATCAGTCATCCTAAAAACAAACTTCCTGTAGAGGCAATAAAGGGGAAGGTTCTTATTCAGGCACACACACTAGCTGTATGTTCTTGGCAATTCACTTACcatctctgtctcagtttcctcatttgtaaaacagggataatcaAGAGTATCTATCTCAAAGAGATTCTGTGAGGATTCATTAGTATACTGTAGGATATGCAGAAAGCATCAATAAATGGGAGCGACTTTTATTTCGAAGAGGATGATGATGACTATGATTTTTTCACTAGTTTATGAACTCCTGGAGGGTAGCGACAGTTCTTGGTTCCTGGTAAGATTCAATTTAACTTAAAAACGTGGAAAGGGGGACAACAGCTTCCTCATTTTGCTGtgtccagacccctccccactAAATCAATCTCTAGGCGCCTGCCATTTGCCTAAACTGGGGGGTAGGGAACTGGGATTATAACCAGATAGAAGCAAAGGGTGGGAAACACCCAGTAGCATCATGGGTAATAaagagaatttcctttttttcttcatgcttcTGCCCCCAGAGAATCGCAAAGGCAGAGTAAACAGCGCTCCTAGGGTCTTTGCTTGGTGGTAACTGCCGTTCAGAAATGGCCAGGGCACACCCTGGGGATGCTCCcctagccagaaaaaaaaaaggcccaaccACTTTTATCAACAGGAGGTGGTTCCTCGGGTCTGGCCCGAGTTTATTTACTGTGGACCCTCTGCCCTCACTCTAGCGCCCCAAGCCCACCTCCCCCAACTCCTCTGATAAGGCTCCATCCCGAACACCCACCAGACGGTGCCAGCATCTGAGCATCACCTCCGCGCCCGGTGCCGCCGGCCCCCGGGATATCCGCCTCCGCCCACCCGGAGCCTTCCCAGAGGCTCGAGGCCCAAGAGCCCGGCACCTTCGCTCGGGTTCCGTGCAGAGCCCGCCCTCAGATAGCGCGCCAATTCCGCCCGCCCTGCGGCCTCGCAGCCGGACCCGCTGAGTCAAGGCCCCTCTCACGCACACACCTGTTCTCCCACGGCCACGGCAGCTTTCCTCCCCTCGCTCCGGGCCTTGGCAGGAAACAAACTGCTCAATTGGTACTGACTGAGAGCAGCTCCATCCaccgccgcctcctcctcctcctccccgccaTATTACGGTGCTCAGGCGGCAACGCGGGCTCCTGGcaaccgccgccgccgccgctgccgccgccttCCGGACTCCACCTCTTAGGGCCGGCACTTCCGGTGGTTGCTTCCGGGCCGTTGGACTGGTTGGGCCTCCATAAAACTACAATCCCCGAGGTGCTTTGCGCGCCTGGGTACACGTCCAGGCCCAGCGATGGAGGGCGTTGTACTTGAGGGAGGCGCGGTGCAAGCTGGGAGGCGTAGTCTTCACTGCAGGCTCGCAAATCTTATTTCATTAAGAACGCTTCTCAGGTCTGAAGCCCTCTGAAATATTCCTTGAAACTGCTATTTTTCACTTACCGGTATAGAGGAACTTCTTTATGTATAATCGTTTTAATACATACAACGGTcaccaaaatttttttctctgtcaataaaaaattactgaaTCCTAGATGCCAACTCTAAGCTTCAACACATCCATACCCGCTTGCAAATCAGTGGGAAAATAGCTCCAAGAAAGGTAGTTAACAGGTCCAAGATGGCAGGAAAAGCTCAGAATGTTTTGCCAAAGTTCTCTATCGAAACATGTTACCAGCtttttgtcaactgaaaaaaaaaaaagcacaacataagagttgtgagttaagttttatttggggcaaaatgagggctATAGGCCAGGAGACAGCATTTcggatagctctgagaaactgctctgaagaggaagGGGGGAAGGCCAGTGTTATATATGGTTTTAGTGAAGGGGGATCcgtgcaatcaagcacacattttggcaaaGGCTTGCTGCTAGTCACAGGAGCAGATGTcactgttaatgattttagtgctttcctagatatgaggagatgcaagaattgggctcataaaatcttccgAGAATATCTAACTAtctccctgaactcctttcagggtgtgttgaaggtcagtggctgcagtggctagtaacttaatccttgtagaggcagatggcaactGCCAGCTTTTTGTGGGCATTTCCAAAATATGATTTAGCAGCTAGCCACTTTCCATTTCCTAAATCGGCTTTACTTTCTGCCTCTTACTGACCCTCTTTCCCGTGCctattttttcatatgtaaaataagaTTTTCAAAAGTGCCTATCACAAGGTCGGTTGCGAGGAACAACTGAGATAATTCTTGCAGTGCCTTGCACAGAAGCCCCATCATTAGCCCTGAGTAGGAGGAGAAGGTTAGAAGGAGTAGCAGTGGAAAATTCATGGCATCAAACTGGGGTGTCATGATGTCAGCCCTGAATCTGCCATTTCATTGACTCCGCTGAAGTCCTTTGActtctcctggcctcagtttattcatctataaaatgagggcatTATTAAAATCCCTTCCAACTTTATAATCCGATTATGCCTCCTTTGCTATGTTCTTTCATTCCCTCAGAATCTGAAAAAATCCTTCTAAAGTCGACTGAATTCAGTTTCCTGAGGTAATACGCAACCGAGCCTGTTGTGAGAATAACACACAAAGCTGTCGCAGTCATGGAACCTGGAACGTGGTTAtgtgctctataaatgttaaCTGTACTCTCTAACACTATTATTTTGCCCCACGAGAATGTAAGCCCCATGAGAGCAGGGATCCTGTCGGTCCTGTTCACTTGCTGTTGTCCTGAGCATCGGGACTGCTGTTCGCATACCTTCAATTGAATTAATCAATAGTGTAAGCGTCCTGCCCCTCCAAAATTTCCTTGACGGCAAAATGGAGTCATTAAGATCCTTTCCAGTCTTACGACCTTAAGACTGCTGTCATATCCCTCGCCTTGCTTCTAGAGTTTGAAAGCCCCTGAGGAAATCCGGACCACAGAATAACGCAAAACGTACTTTGGAACTCGCCTCCGTTGCCTTGGCAGCTGCTACGCCCGGAGCTCTGGAGATCCTCGGCCCTGATTGGCTGGACCTCGGGCTCCTTCTACGGAAGTAGTCGCTGCCGCCATTGTGCGGCGCTCGTCCAGTCGAAGGGTGTCAGCTGCGGTCAGCGCTTTGGGCTGTCGTCgtagttttttggtttcctaTCCGCGGAGCCCGGCGAGACTGGGACTCCCGTCCGTGCCGGTGCGGGCGCCGGCATGTGGCTATGGGAGGAACAGGGGGGCCTCATGGGCCCCTTCTCCTTCCtgatgatgctgctgctgctggtgacgCGCAGTCCCTTCAATGCTTGCCTCTTCACCGGCAGCCTCTACCTTCTGCTGCGGCTCTTCAGCTTTGAGCCGGTGCCCTCCCGCAGGGCCATGCAGGTGCTCAAGCCCCGGGACCGCGTCTCCGTCATCGCCCACCGCGGCGGCGGCCACGACGCACCCGAGAACACGCTGGCGGCCATTCGGCAGGTGAGTCCTACACTCCTCCCGCCCTTGCGCGCCTCCTGGGAGCTTGGACTTGTGCCTGTCCTTCCGAAGGTTCCCCAGCCTTTTCATGATAGCCTTACCACTTCCCCATTTGTCCACAAGGAATACATTCAAGTGGCCCTGGATCCCTCTGAATTACGGAAAATCTCCAGACTTCAAGTGTTTATAGAACACTGCAAATACTTAACGTATTTgatatgtgccaggtactgaggATGGtcatgaacaagacagaaagggTACCTGCTTTCACAGAGCTTGCATTGGAGTAGGGGAGACAggtcttaaataaataaacacgtaCATAAGGTACTTTAAGAAAGCGATGAGTGCAATGAAGAAATAGGGTTACCGAATAAGGAATGTCGGGAGGGTCATTTTAGACAGAAATCCTGTCCGAAGAAGTGACCTTTGAACTGAGACCGGGATTATGAGGAGCCGCCATGGATCTGGGGGAAAAGTACTCCAGGaaaagggaacagcaagtgcaaaggtcctgaggtgggaatgATGTTGGAATCCTCATGTAACAGAATAGACAGTATATGGCCTGACTTCAAGGGACAAAACAAAGGCTGGTGTGTGAATGAAGTAGGAAATGTGGCCAGGTTAAGTAGAGCCTTGGTCAGTCGTTAGCTAACATACTCTAAACGGATCACCTTCACAGCGGCTGTCTTTACTTGTCCTTCAAATTATCCAAATCATCTCCTTATCACCTTTCCCCGTGGTAAGACAACACTAGCAGGGGGACTCCTGATAATTTCTGCCTCCCCTTTCCACAGGGAGCTCTCGGCAGTCTCCGGACTTCATCATAATAACAGCTTGCGTAGTAAGAGAGCTTTGCAGTTGTCTAGGCACTTTTGCATATGTGGAAATATATCTGATCCTCTCATTTCCCTGAAACATTATTTTAACATTAAGTGGGTAGGAAAACTGgctcaaacacacacagctccttTTCGAATTCAGCCTTCTGATTCCAAGTCCCAGTGCCCTTTGTCCTAGATTAGAATATGTTCCAGGATGTAAAATTTGAACTGAATGTCCTTTCTTTGTCCAGCTAGGGACAGACAGTATTGTGTAatgaacaagttacttaagcGCTCTGTGTCCCAGTCAGAGTCACGGGTAGGATGTAGCAAGCAAGGCACCCTAGGGTACCGCTCCTCACTCTAGTCCCAGCTCTGAccttaagtttcctcatctgtaaaatgggaatgatgttAATATCCACCTAATCGGTTGTGATTCGATGAAATAGGCTACCTCACATTAAATGAGAAAGTATGTATGCGAAATACACATATACGTAGTATGTCATATCCTGTTGTGTTGCAAGGGAATTATAGCTAAACTCCATTCATGTCTTGTATGTTTAGGttgaacatgtcttttttttttttgcggtacgcgggcctcactgttgtggcctctcccgttgcagagcacaggatgcgcaggctcagcggccatggctcacgggcccagtcgttccacggcatgtgggatcttcccggaccgggacatgaacccgtgtcccctgcatcggcaggcggactctcaaccactgcgccactagggaagccctgaacatgtctttaatatatgtaattatgATAAATAACATTGCACCAAGCTGATTCCTGGTTTTAAGAGGAAATGAGATGTAATTTAGCTTGTTCAAATACAAGGTCATTATCAATGAATGTTTTAGCCATGACAGAATTTAGCTGCAGAAGACAAGGTCACGTCCTCCCTCTTGACTTCAAAAGAAATATGTAGTTTACTTCCttcaaagtttgttttttgtCCTGTTCTTTTTCACTTTGCTTGTTTGCAGCTCATAATTTATATTCTTAAACATTCTATTATGTAAAAAGTCAGGGAAGACATTCTGACAGTGGTAGAATTTCTGGTAGATTATGGAATAGATAGAGAAGGAAAAACTTGAGAGCGGTGAAATGAATGCATTCCAAAAACGGAGTCACGATTATAAACAGTGACAGAAGCATGAAATCAAACCCACAGTCCACTCCACAGAGGGGCCACAGTGCAGCTTTCAAAGTATAATTCAGATTATATCATGCCCATATTTAAAACCCTCCAGTGTTTTTTCTATTGCAGTTAGGTAAAATCAAAACACCTTTCCATTTTGGACCTTTCTCAAAGCCCCAACTCCCTCTGTTTAAACCACCTTGGGTGTTTGTTAATGATGCTTTTGGCTTCATGTAATAGAGAATCtaacttaaaatatttcagacaATAAGGGGACTATCTCACATAGCAAGAGGTGTGTGTGGGAGAGGTGACTTCCAGGATGGTTTATTCCGCTGTTCAATTTGTGATTGTGGAGGACACcgtttctattgatctatctgcTCTGCCACCTGTAGCATATTTACTAGCCCTCATTGTAGTTGCCAGGTGGCCACTGCAGCCCCAGGACTCACATTCTTACATATCAGCATCCAGCCTCAAGAAAAGGCTCTACTCCCTCTTCCATAAGTCTTGCCCAGAAGTCAGTCAGCCTCTCTTACTCTCTCTGACAGACACACACGGAGGGGTTGGGAATAGTCCACTTACAGCAGAGGAGAAAGCTGAACACTGGAGAAAGAACAGCTCTCTACCagcagggaagaagaaaggaaatagatcTGGGTAGGCAATCAGTACTTTGTGGCTCCTTCCTGCCTTGTGGCCTCTGTATTATATTTGCCATTTCTTCTACTTAGAAAACTCTTCCCCTGGATCTTTGTATTGTTGACTCCCTTTTATCACtaaggtctcagctcaaatgtcatatTCTtaaagaggccttccctgattgCCTTGTCTAGTGACCCCCCACCTGCCTTAACTTTCACATTaccctctattttctttttcaaacatttatcaCTATCATAATACATGTAACATGTGTATAGTCTGTTTCTCCCCAGTAAAGTGTAAGATCcatgttccttttctttcttgctcacCACTCTCTCCTcactgcttagaacagtgcctgatacatagtagacactcaataaatatttgttggaagaaTTGTGATGTACAAATAAGCAATAAGCCCatcagaaaagatactcaacattatcagccatcagaaaaatgcagttcaaaaccacagtgaaataacACTTAATACCCACTAGGACAGCTGTAATCAAAAAGGCAGACAGAAGTATTGGCAAGATTATGCAGCAGTTGGAACCTTcatgcactgatggtgggaaacTAGTCTGTcggttcctcaaaaggttaaatataggacttccctggtggcacagtggttaagaatccacctgccaatgcaggagacacgggttcgagccctggtccaggaagattgcggagcaactaagcccatgtgccacaactactgagcctgtgctctagagcccgcgagccacaactactgaagcccacccgtCTAGAGctcgtgttccacaacaagagaagccaccgcaatgagaagcccgtgcaccgcaactagagaaagcccacatgcagcaatgaggacccaacacagccaataattaattaattaattaattttttagaaagcggttaaagatagaattaccatctgaagcagcaatttcactcctaggtatatactcaaaagaattgaaaacatgcaTCATGCAGAAACTTGAACAGGattgttcatagcattattcataatagccaaaaagtggaaacaacagaaatgtccatcagctgttgaaaggataaataaaatgtgatatagccacacaatggaatattatttagcaagaAAAATGAAGTCCCCATACATGTtataacatgaatgaaccttgaaaacagtatgctaagtaaaagaagctagtcacagaaGACTGCATATTATATAATTCTGTTAAATAAAATGTCTCGAATAGGCAAAGCCATAGAGAAAGAAGTAGATTAGTATTTGCCAGGGACTGGGAGGGttggagagagaagtggggactgactgctaatggatatggggtttctttttggggtgaagATGTTCAGAAAgcgattgtagtgatggttgcacaactgcaAATATGctgaaaaccattgaattgtacactttaaatggatgaattttatggtatgtgaatagTATGTCAAAAGCCGTATAAGTATAATGACTTTATTAAAGCAGAcactttttaaatcaactttgtcaaagtataatttacatacaataaaagatacattttcagtatacagtttgatgagttttgataaatatttacacCTGGGTAGCCACCACCTCAATCCATTTCCATCACCCTAGAATGTTCCTTTGTGTTCTCTTTGGAGTCAACCCCTACTCCTGCCTCTGCTGCAAGGCAATCATTGATCTGATTTCTCTAACTATACTACACTATACTATTCTATTACTAAACTATTAGTATAGTTTCAAATTAACatcttaagtaaaattttaataaattacagtATTTATGTAGACTAGTTTATGTGAAGTGTGTATGTTTAGAAGAAAAATACTATTATAAGAAACTTCTTGAAATAAGAGTATGAAGTATATACTAATATGTGAATCAGATTCAGGGGTTTATCTTTTTGCCTCTACATAAAAGTATTGGGAAAGAAAGTTGAATGCAGTCATTAGAAGATCTGGTCTAAGAAGCTCTAGTATGGTGATTCTTTTATAGAACTTTTGTTTGGGGCCTTAATAAACTacacagaaaagacaaataaatgaactCATTACCTTTAGTATTCTTGCTAAAATACAGTGTCTcaccattgttttttttgttttgtagccAAGTAACAATGGCCCTAATGGATAAAAGTACAATTGAACTGAATTACTAGCATCAAAGAGTAAGGTTAACATTTGTATTACAGTGAGAGAGATGCACTGTGAATACTGGAAATGTGATCTTGTTTTATGTTATACAATATATAACCCATGTGGATTTACCAGTGCATTATTAAACTTAGAAAAGATACACCTTTAATCTTATAAAAAGATGTACCTTTTAATCAGTGTAGATGTAAGCATTACATCTTATGTAATGACTTTTTCACCGAGGCAGAAGTGTTTTTCTAGTCATAATAGCTTCTGTTGAGCGCCACCTCTGAGCCAGGCACCAAGCTTGgtgatttacatacattatttctaaATCCTCACAAGTCTTAAGATCATTAAAGAAGTATCATCATAAAAGTGATGAAACGGAGGCAAGAGTAATATTTGTAATTAGATGACATAGCCAGTTAGTGATGGAATTGGAATTTTTAGAGGGGGAAATCTTGGTCATATATGTGAAAATCAAACTGAAGCCTAGAAGAAAACAGTTGTTTATAAGTGGGGGTAAGAAAGGATTTTAAATAAGATAGACAAATCTCCACCTATAAGGGACataattaataaatttgactattttacGGTTAAAAACATGTTAACAAAACACAATAACAAtggctaatgtttattgaatgcttactgtgcACTAGTACAGTGCTGTATGTTGTTTATGGGTACTTAAGTGTGTAGTAAATATATAAAGACCTGTAAGGGAATTATAGAAATTATGCACGTCCACTTGGCAGTTGCCTCTGGAGAAGAAGTGGGGAGGATTTTAGCTATATCTGTAGTGTGATAGTAAAGTCATGTGGTTAAGAGTGTAGCCTCTACCACGTCCTAGTTTGTGTAACCCAgagcaagtttcttaatctctctgtttcctcatctgaaagtgAGAATGTTAATAGTACTTCCTGAAgggttgtgaggatcaaatgagttaatacatttaCAGCagttagaatagtgcctgacaaaTATAAAAGGCTCAATAAATAATATAGCTATTATTGTTTTAGGGCAGCAAGAGAttgaagcaaatatggcaaaatgttaacatctgttaagtctttttttttgctgtatactACTATGTATgtttgcataatttaaaaaaaaattaaagtctttaAAGTCTTGATCATAATGAGTGTTTCACGTCTTCATTGtgacaaagaagccaaggaaGCAAATGTTGGATAGTGTGTCTTAGAGGAGCATGGCCCCTCAAACTTTACGTTCATGTTCTCTTTTTAGATAAATTCTTGTGCACCTTATCGGGCTTACCAACTTGTTGGCCAACAGCCAGTGCTGCTCACATAAACAAAATCTAGCGTCCTCTAGAAGCAGTCTTGGTGTTTCTGCTCTAGAGGATGGAATTAAACCAGCAAAAACCTGACTCGTCCTGTTTATGCCAAGGTAGTGCAGTATCCAACTAATCAACAAACACAGGGGAATCATCAGAGATACTGCACCAAAGAGAGTGTAGGTAAACAGTGAAATGTGACTAAATATTTGTAATTGTAAGCCATTAATGGTCTGTATAgttaaagcaaccagagaaaacaaATTCCAGAAGTCTCCCCATCTGCCACTCTGAGAGTGAGAAAAGTGGGGAAATTGAAGTTTATAAGGAATCCATAAGTGTGGACCCTGAAGTAAGGTTAACATccatgaaaaagagaaataggtTGGGTTGCTCTTTGGTATAGGAAGGGAATAGAATCAGTAAGAGAAACTGTCTACTTAGCCAGTCCTGTTGGTCATCTTTAGTGTTTAGATTGCAAAATGACATCTGTGGCCACTTGACATTAATATCGTTGGTGTTTTTGTTAAGGCAGCTAAGAATGGAGCAACAGGCGTGGAGTTGGACCTTGAGTTTACTTCTGATGGGATTCCTGTCTTAATGCACGATAGCACAGTAGATAGGACAACTGACGGCACCGGTCGATTGTGTGATTTGACATTTGAACAAATTAGGAAGCTTAATCCTGCAGCAAATCACAGGTTAAGGTAAGTGGTGTACTGTCAGCTAAACATATCTTTCAACTTGTGTTGGAGATCACAGAAAGACACTGGCACCTTCTAATTACATCTTCTGCTCCAGAAGagttgttttgttgtgttttgttttcagctGTATACAGGTTTCCCAAGTAATGGGCAGGTGCCACGAACAACAGAAATATGGCATGAATGCTTTTCAGCTTTTCCCACTGAGGCCAAATTTGGCTTCAGAAATTATTCTCAAGACGATACTCTAACGTGACAATTACTTTGTACTgtcatataaatttatatatgtatatgtggtgtgtgtgtgtatgtatatcagaGCTAATTGTATAAGATGTTCCAGAAGAAAAGGGTTCTATGATCAAATAAGATCCAACACTATACTTTAGATATTCCCCTTGGGGATAAACATTTCACGTCAATCAATTCTTGCCTTTAACTTAgtgtttctaaaatgtatatgaccACAGAACCCATGCCCTTCCCACCATTAACAACTATAAACACCTTGGAATTGGTATCTGGGTAATATACTTTGGAATGTGGTTATTTAAATCCCTCTCCTCTTGTCTTTGTAATACCGAAAAATGTGTTCTTACTGTAATTCATGTCATATCAATTCTCTGGTCAATTTATTTGACCCAGTGATTAAACTGTAGTCCTCCCTAAAAGATGATTCAGACTTTATTTTCCTaggaactgaaagaaattaaaagtcagCCAAAGGAAGTCATACTTTAGAAAGAATATTGATAACACTTGAAAGTTCTGAGTCCAAGCTGCTGGAATTGCTCTCTGCTGTTACAGACATTTCATTGCTCAGCTGTAGGCAAGGGGAAGGCTGGTTTTAATATTACAGTGACACTGTAGCTAATAAGATGTCAAATTCAAAGTCAGCACTTAATGCAAAAAATGCTTAGGGTCAGCGTCACCCTTAAAATACTCTAAGAAGGCATGGTATTGGAGCCAATATGCCATCTTAATGTCTTTAACCCAAGCAGTCTTTGTTCCATAGTTGAAAGGTTGCATTTTCTTTGCTTAAATACCAAATAATTGGCTTGTGTTTAGAGACTATGTTgttggaaaagaagggaaaatttcTGTCAGTGGGGTAAAATGCTCATCCTGAGAGGGGAGCATGGCAACTAAGACTAGCCGGAGGAATAGCAAATTCATGTCTCTGATTCCCAGGGAATAGTCACTGAATAGAGTGGCTGGCAGAGTTTGCTGTActatttatctttatcttttttaaaaccaATATCTTACAGTTGAATTAATACCGTTGAATTAGCATAAGTTAAATCATGTAGAGTGAAATTTTGTTATTTGAGAAAAGCTGATttcttatgtgtcaggcacttaactttccttttctttttcagaaacatatgtattagaaaattatttattttaaccagTTTCACTTAAATGCACAACCGTACAGTTAAAAGATGTATATATAGCTAGGAATTTCTCCTGCATAAGGTTCTATTAGGGAAAGTACAATCTTGGGTCTCTGAGTTCTCCAAAGATGGCATATACTCTGCCCTTGAGTGAGTAGAGTTACTAATTATATTATAAATCCAGTGACtgcctaaaaaataaatgatttttgttgttgctgttctgtGGCCAAGAATATCTTTAATTTGGTTTAAAAacatattatcaaaaaaaaaaaacatattatccTTGGACTTTGGTATGGTTGGAGAAAGGAAGTTGGGGAAACACTCTTTTCCTTTGGTTGGGAGACATTTTTCAAATGTCTGTTTCactaaatttttatcttttccttgttCCTACAATGTACtattccttttccctctcttatAGGAGTGATTTCCCTGATGAAAAGATTCCTACCCTGAGAGAAGCTGTTGCAGAGTGCCTAAACCGTAACCTCACAATCTTCTTTGATGTCAAAGGCTATGCAAATATGGTACAGTTTATACCATAGACTGCACTTTGGAAAAGACAGCTTTATTTAAGTGCTAGTTTGTTCCAAAattaactatatattttattttctatattcttaaattatttttacaaattatatttGCTTAATGGAAGTTTACAGTGCAAAAATCCACATCTTCAAGGAAACAGTAAATTATGGAACCTTTTTAACCTTTTAACCTTTGATGGAACCATTTAACAATCCCCAGTATTCGACAACTAGCACAAAATAGAACAGTCAGGTTTCTTTTATTTGCATGAAACATTTACAAAAGATATTAAATGAACAGTAAAGaggcacttctttttttttttttttcccagtatgcgggcctctcgctgttgtgacctctcccgtggcggagcgcaggctcagcggccatggctcacgggcccagccgctccgcggcacatgggatcttcccagaccggggcacgaacccatgtaccctgcatcggcaggcggactctcaaccactgcaccaccagggaagcccaaggaacaAGATTTTTAATGAGCACCTCGGGTTTTATTGATGATAACGGCCCATGTTTGGGAACGCTGATAGGTCCTACATTTCACCCATGGTGTACTGACCttcatgattattttcttagaataaagaggggtgagggaggagaagaaattttttttttttttcccagctatTTGAGCTTTCTGGTTGGGTGCTCACAGATGGTTTGGGCAGCATTGGGCAGAACATAG
This genomic stretch from Globicephala melas chromosome 15, mGloMel1.2, whole genome shotgun sequence harbors:
- the GDE1 gene encoding glycerophosphodiester phosphodiesterase 1, with translation MWLWEEQGGLMGPFSFLMMLLLLVTRSPFNACLFTGSLYLLLRLFSFEPVPSRRAMQVLKPRDRVSVIAHRGGGHDAPENTLAAIRQAAKNGATGVELDLEFTSDGIPVLMHDSTVDRTTDGTGRLCDLTFEQIRKLNPAANHRLRSDFPDEKIPTLREAVAECLNRNLTIFFDVKGYANMATDALKKIYMEFPQLYNNSIVCSFLPEVIYKMRQADQNVVTALIHRPWSLSHTGDGKPRFAAFWKQSMFVALDILLDWSMHNILWYLCGISAFLIQKDFVSPDYLKKWSAKGIQVVAWTVNTFDEKSYYESHLGSSYITDSMLEDCTPHF